The nucleotide sequence TTGTCAAAGAATTTAATTCTAGGGCTAGTTATTTTGTTAGCTATTTAGTTATTTTCGAAGGAAGAGCATCAAATTGTGAAGCTCACAACCTTACCAAACACTCGGCTATGCTTGATCAGGGTCGCCATTTGTGGCTTATTCATCCTCATGACCCAACATGCATTCCCATAAACATTCACACAGATCAATAAAAGTGTTGGCAATCCTAAAAAAAAACCTGGTCGTGCTTTTGGGAAGCTTTTGGGTAGGTTTTCCCCCATTTTTTCTTCTTCTGTGTTTTTCGTGAGGTTTTCCTTTGTTCCCATTCATCTTATTTATCTTTGTTTttacaaaaaaaatgttcatgattgtTTTTTAAAAAGTTTATGCGTTCCAAAAATATTTTCATGACATTTGTATAAACATTTAAAAAAAGTTTGCACGGCTAAAATGAAATTTCATATCATTCAATAAAATGTGTTTAACATGTGTTAAGAAATGTGTTTAAAATGAAATTTCATGTGTATGCGACAAATGTAGAACGTGCATTGGAAAAAGGTAGTCACGTATCTAAAAAATGGAAAACAAAAACCCTCGAGAAAACCAATAAAGAAACACAGATGACCTTAGAAAAACAAACAAAGAAACGAAGAGAAAAACGTAGATTAGCGCCCGTTACTGGACTGGCCCATTCGCCGCGCCTTGTAGGTAGGCGATCGAGTGCTACATCTCGCAGCCGGCGCACACGGCTTGAATCAAACAAAATGGAATTTGTCTATTATTTTTAGGGTGAACATGCTTTACTTTATTGACCTAAAGAACATTTTACAGCAATAATAGAAGTATCGAAGGGTCGTAAGAACAACAGGTGGCGACTCTCATCTAAGtgtaaattttcaaaaaaaaaagagaaaagattgGCACAAGGTTCTGATCTCCTTCACAACTGGTGCAATGATCCCCAAGGTTCCGATTTGAATGTGGGATTCACGATTTGCACATCGCCCAAAATCACGTCGTCCATCTCTGATTCTTTGAGCTTCATGTTTTTCATGGCTGGTTCTTCTAGATCAAAAGCACTATTTCCCTTTGTCCTTCCTGCTGTGGAGACACCCGCACCATTATATGATGATGCTGCCGCCATCAGGACGAATGGAAAACCGTTACTCTCCGCGCAACACCTAGACCGGGTGGAAGGGCAGCCCTAGCGCGCGCAGGAAGAGGGAGGGCGGATCGAAGTGGCCAGAGTTTGTAGAAAACCTCAACGGCGATGTGGAGGTGCCGGAGTAGGGTAGATTTCTAATCAAGACGAATGGAATTTGTCAACAAAAAATGAAAAATCAAACCAAATTTTCTTTTGAGCGGTAAGAAAAATCAAACCAAATGGAATGAGTAACGGAAGCGAAACGGGCCTGCTTTCTTCTTTAGGCCCAGCCTGGGGAAAGGCTAAGATAGTCCatgcctcctccatggcctcccctaaATTGCAGCACAGTCTCGCTCGGTCAGCAGAGTCTCCTCCAcacgatccctaaaaaaacacgaAACCCTAGCGCCGAATCGCGATCCCCTTTCCCTTCGCCGTCACCACGATCCCACCCCGTGTGACCGCCGATCTGGTGCCGATGCCGCAGAAGAAGCGCCCCCGCCGTAGGAGGTCTCCTCGCGAAGGATCCTCCCGCCGGCGCCGTGGTGAAGATGGCGCATCCTTGTCTGGATCCCTTGGCCAATCggatgggagcagcagcagcagcggcgcgaGTTCCGGCGCGCGGGCGCCGGAATCCCTCGCCCAGCCGTCGGACACCCGGCCGGCTCGCAAGTACGAGTCCAGGTACCATGAGATGCTCGCCTCGTGCCTCGCCGTGCTGCCTCTACCAGCCTACGCCGACGGCGAAGGCCCAGATCTCCCTTCTGCTGAAACTTTCGAAGCCCTCGTTCGTCCTTATTTCTATGATGACGAGCTGCGGGCTGCTCTGGTAGAGTACCAAGTCCACAAGTTCTTGAGCCGACCAGAGGATGTCCATGGACGAGATGGAGATTCAGGAGAAGTTGATTCGTCCTCCTCACTGATGGATGATATCCCCGAGGAGGAATTCGAGGCAGACGATGCACGGCTCAGGTCTCACATAGTACATGAAGTTGACACCGAGGATAGATTGGATGAAGAGGAGGCGAACAGGCTCTGTCACAAGTACGCACGATACCGCCTCAAAGCTTGCATGGTTAGTGTCTCCCTCATTTTCAATCCAATGCTCCTCCTGCATGCCTGTCAATCTAATGTATCTACCTGCAGACTGCAGTCATATATATACCTTGCTCATCTGTCCTTGTGTCTGTGTACGTAGTTGCTCAAAGGAGTGCCTATTGACGATGCTGCATTCGACTCCCAGTACCCTCCAGACCTTCCCTTGGACAACCACCGTCTTTACCATGAAGATGAAGCCTTGGGCTGGTGGTTTGACTTGGGCACCTCTTCACCCGCGACCTTGAGCGACTATCAGCGGCTAGTCCCTTGTAATGAAGTAAGTATGTTTGTactcctctgtaaacaaatataagacttTCAGCTCAGTAATGCATCTAGATTTCTTCTTCTCTTTACCTTTGAATGGGTGGCAGCAATTACTTGCTTAATCTGTCCTTTGGAAGTATATATATATGAACACTTGAGCCAATATCAATGCATTTCCTTCATTCTTTTTAGCATGGCGAAATGCAAAAATAAAGCTATGGATGTCCCTTCCTTCTGAGATTAAGCACAGTTTAAAATATGCGTGATTCTGATAAATCGTGTAAGATCTCAGAATGTGTGCACCGTACAAGAAGAATACCTTCTTCCCCGAGAGTTGTTGGTGCATGGCTTTTCATCAATTAAAAACATATAGAGTTTCATATACTGATGCATTTTTTGCAAGGAGCAagcttgttttttttttctttaaaAAGAAACCAAGAGGTCCATGCTCCCAAAATACGCGTGCCATCCCTTCTTTTGTATTTGTAATCAGGTTTTTTTGCCTGATTTCTCGAGTGCCCATATTTTTTGACATGTTCCAGTACCATGtgtgtttcttcttttttttggattttttttgagtGCGCAAGTACTCCAAATTTCTTGAAGTGTGCAACTACTTGAATCAGTAATAGCCGCACACACAATCCTAAGAGCATCATTCCACGCCCTTATGTCCGCTGCATGTTATTCTCACGGCAGCAGTAATATGTTGCTTCCCTTCTTTTCTTGGTGCAGGGGGGCGTTGAGTATGAAAGTTGGAATGAATACCGAGAGTTTTATAGCACCCCTGAAACTGATAGAGATTATCTGCTCTACTGGGAAACGATTGTGAAGGATCTTAAGGTATGCATGGTGTAACTATCGGCTGCTCAAGTTTAAAACTCTGCTCAGTaaattttttttgggactaacaaccATTTGGTCTTGACAGTGGATTGAAGAACATGCGCTTAAAGGCTATATGGAGGTACACACCTATACGACCTCTCAAAACAATGTAATGACAACTAGTCTCTATATGCGCATAGTAGCATCACAATAACTTGTCTGTCCTACTATTTAGTGGCATGAATTGCGTGCAAAAGCTTGGCGCCAAGCAGTTAGGATTGCTACTAGGTTCGAAAACATTCCTCTGGGGCTAGCATATTATGGTTTCCAGGTATGGTTCATCTGTCCCTTGCTTATTTAGATTGCAAGCTCTGGTTATGGTTGTGTTTGACAATTGTGGTCTTTTGATTAAATTAAGGAGTATACAACGAGCAATTATCTCGAGTCCGTGAAAGATCTTGACTCTGTGTTTTTTGAGATTTGGAAGCTGGTCAATGGGTCTGATCAGGTCAGCATTGTACATCATAACTAATAACAATGTCATTTTATTGGTTGGATCTGTTATTGCCTTTTAACCttgatgttgttttcttctttgttgGACAACTTTTAGATGTCTTTGAGAGATGCTATGAAGCATGTGTATGAGGAGAACCTGTTTCCATTACGCAAACGTGATTTGGAGCACGAGCTGAGTCAACCTGTCTCGTTGGGATTGGAGAAAAAAGTAaggttctttttcttttctgttcaGACTTTCTATTTGCTGTTTCATTGGTTAATTAGTTTATCTCTCACGATGCAAATTGCTTTGATCACCTCTCCTTTTAGTTTCGACGGTGCACAGCGGGCGTCAATAAGGAAGTAAGTACACGTACACTGGTGTGGTCTCGCATACATTGTAATCCATTATGTAGACTATATCCTCACATCTGATGTCTCTCCTTTGTGTGTATGTTTATATATAGGTTCCAGAGTGGCTAGCGCGTGTGTTAATTTCGCAGGAAGTTAGTTTCAAggtatatatatgttgtatacatATTGGGAGGCAATATTGTTTCCCCTTGCAGGTTCTGTACGTAATAGCTCATTGTTTCCAATTTCAGTGTGATCTGCCAAGGAGGTATGTGCATTATGCCAGGAAGAAGCTCAAGATTGCAGAAATCATAGGTTTGATTCCCATATCCAAGATACCAGCCTAGTGTGTTTATTGCTGGCGTGCGTGGTGTGGTCTTTTGGGGTCAGTTTCAGAAACAGAAGTGTAATATCTATCCTGATCCCAAGGTAGCTACTCCATGTATGGTTAAATGCCTGTGCATGTGATTTATTTCTGGCGCCCCTGGAGCAAATTGATGATATTTTTACCCAACTAAAAGTGCGTCCCTAATCTTGTGTCAATCTGGCCATGATTATGAATCATGGATTTATGGCATGTTGTTTTGTCAGAAATATGTTCAACCGGCTGGCAGGTTCTAACTTATAGTGAATGGTATTTTTCAGTAGGTCGAACATTTATAAAGTCTATACTAAGGAAAGACAGtctttagttttgaaaatgcagtAGAAATTCATGTCTAAAACTTTCCATCAGAGAAAAAGTAACTGGTGAAAATCTAGAAATTTCCTCTGTGGACTGTTGGATCAGTAGTGGACTTCATGGATCAAAGGTATGTGTGACTCCTCACAATCCACTTAATCGCGAGTTAGCAGATAAATCCCTCACTCTATTCAATTACTTGAGGATTTAGTTATACCGTAGGAGAAAATTGACCACCTACATAACCTAGGTGCCTACACGATGGCTTGCCTTAGTGACGTCGACTGGCGGCCTGGGCGCTGCCCATGAACCGGTTACTCGATGACTGCAGCTCCGCCACACAAGAGGGTGGCTTGTGGCCGCGCAGCTGCCCCTCGCGCGCGCAGCAACGACTGCACCTTTTTTTTTAATCTGGCAACGCACCACTCAATCTTAACAAATAATGTTATATCTCCTGCTCTACCTAATCtatccttccttccttccttatatatatatatataataataaatagGCTATTGTTTCTTGCGGTACGTCCTTGAAATTGCCCTCAAAATTGCGAAACATTCCCCACCAATGCCATATGCCATAAGTTATAAAAAAAACGTCTTGCACAGAGGAATCCTctgcatgggccggcccatgaagagGGGACCTCCTATCCTGCGCTACGCGCGCTGGGAGGATACACAGCGCGCCCGTTGGGACCGGTACATGTCCGGACGGCCTATTTTAGAAATAtcgtttcttatttttctttttccgtTTTATTTTTGctctactttaaataatttgggacttcaaaaaagtttCGAATTTGTAATTTTTAATAAACCATAAAATGTTCCCAATTTTGTAAAAAAATTAATTATTAAAAAATGTTCGAAATGTTGAAATAAAATTTTCTGGAAGTAAAACAAATGTTTATGATTTTTTAAAATGTTAAAATTTGTAAAAGAAATTTAATAAAATTTCGCTAATTCAAAATTTTTCCATGAATAgattaaaatttcaaaaaaattgtgacgtacaaaatagtttattcattcataaaatgttcacttattcaaaaaatgatcatgcgtTTCAGAAAATGTTGGTTCAATTAAAAAATGTTTACGAATTTTCAATATTGTTCAGAAAATTTCCAGAAAAATGTTGAtcgattctagaaatgttcgctgattcaagaaaattgttttatttttttcacaatttttggaaaatgtttccaaatagtataaaatgttcatgaattaaaaaatgttcttgattttagaaaatgttcgaaATTTtgtaaaattgttcatgaatttgaaataaattcatgaGCTGAAAAAACTGGTCATGATTTCACGAGATTGAGTGTGATAGCGTATAttggtgatgcagcaaaatgtggtcATGACCATTAGACATTATGAAATCttttatcccgttgcaacgcacgggcatttttgttAATCTATACATAATAATTATAAAGGGGCAATTTCTTCTAGCGGTTCTTCATAGAAATTGCCCCCAATGTTGCGAAATATTACCCACCAACGCCACTTATAAGTAATAAAATCATGCTACACAAGGGAATCCCCCGCCGGGCCGCCCCATGCAGTTGGGACTTCATATACTTCACGCTGGCAGAACACGTAGCACGCAtgtatgggccggcccatgtccggGCTGcctgttttcaaaaaaaattattattattttctccTTCTCCTTTTCATCTTAGTTTTTTCTACTTCaaattttgaccaagtttgtagagaaaaacaTTTAAATCTAGAATACCAAATACATATTCTGAGATACATCACAAGACGTACTTTCATATTATATATACATTTGACATGCAAAATTTAATTTTATTATTAAATGATTTCATGAACTAGCTTTAATATCAATATATTGCTGCTCGTGTAATGTAAAGCGTATGCTACTTGTGTAAACTAAATTTTTGTGGCAATTTGCATTCTTGTGATGTAATAAGATTTTGCAACTTCAGTTATTGTGATGTAGCAAGATTTAAGACtactcactggtagaaaaagggcctacagtcccggttcgtaagggcctttagtcccggttcctgaatcgggactaaagtgtcggtactaatgccccgaccctttagtcccggttcaatccagaaccgggactgatgggcctccacgtgggcagtgcgcagagcccagtcaggagaccctttggtcccggttggtggcaccaaccgggaccaataggcatccacgcgtcagcatttttgtggctggggtttttgtttttttttgaaggggggggggggggttgggggttttggggggttaatttaggtgtttcatatattgtgttagctagctataattaatagagagaagtgtcctctcttatgtccgtgcttggtcgacgctacgtactatacatacgtatagagaggactagacacgctggctagctcgtaagcaaacgaaggaaacagaagatcgtgatgaacatatatgcatacagagagaagtgatatcgaccacctctttttctccgagagattggtcgaacaacaagttctcatatCTATCTGAcagtaccggctacatatatacagtaattatctcttacaaatataatcatacggactcagggtcaacatagaattctccgtcttcagggatcacgtggtcaagaaagaatgccgccaattcatcttgaattcctcgcatgcgagctggtgctaggagttcatcccgcttccgaaacatctaatttaaagaagggggtcaatacatatatatatatgaatgaatgaaactcaacacaaatgatggtaataaaataaaattgtgaatgttgttatttacgtacttcatattgttcgtcagtgtagccccgctcacaggtcgtgtggcggatggactcgcaaacatagtatccaccgaaatcattcccttgttcctgccacaaccactttacaagaaatagaggttaattaaactgataagcaagaatgccaaatggtattgatgaaactagcgcttgaatgactagtagatgcgcttaaaatgctactatagctagtacttactttcgtgtgtctaaattgcagctccttcggcagtcccggagcttttctggtgaattttctccaaccctgccggacaaagaaaacaattacttgatatatcaggaaatgaacaaagttgctgatatggtggataatgatcgatttaacttacttctcgagtatttgagtcatgtctgcatagtccttgggatcttttcgtcttgagtctaagacggttactagtccctgctcaagcttaatatgtaggagaatatagtggaaactgcacacacatgcataactcatcaattacattactataaccttgactaatatataagggaaaccgaatacgcacaagacagtaacactcacttgaagttgtaaggaaagagtattatatctttgttttgatttattatcaacGATTGTAGCATGCTGGCCTCGgtttctgcggcatgaaatttaacctgagttgcatctatgagatatgtgttaatgaacccaatatcaccgacttgtcttttcttcaattcgacgatcttcaatctgcataatatagtgcaatgaaagagctaagctatatagagaaacttaatgacagaagtagtactacttacagatagtagcaggcgaccgttgttttatcgagggccaattgattgaaaaactgatagaactcctcaaatggaacaggcaacagatcaattccaacgaggtcatgctcctttttaactttcaaatacaaagtactcctccccccagagtctctgcagattttcaagtaccaatcatgcaatcttcgcatcatcgttgatagagatctttcatctttgacgataggcttcccgtactcgtatctttgtatctgcatctccatgggttcataatgtacttcatcgggcaggtaatctgcaagattgctataaccgggcaccatccttggatcattagcgacgttgtggctaggcaccttgagcgggaggggacgattgcttcgcttgtttgccgagctgggcaatttgtttcccagctcgtcgttctttcagcctgatcactgacagtacttcccgaccgctccgcttcagcaaattcctttccaataatgcggtcataggttcctttcggcggatcagacttcggtggttttgtcagggcagccagagtgcgcttcactttcacccgatctaccttctcctctggaggtggatgtttctttgctttcaccccttcaaagaatttcctcacttcttctcgcgcgatctcggcgttctcctcctgggtcctctcgtatggtaacttctctggagtcttcagagaaggaccgaatctgtatgtccgaccgcctctggttgtactgctagacgccgaccgagcagacggagcggttgtcttatttacttgcttaagaggcggaggagaaggactacgacgcgccggagcagctggagcggcggcaggtctcttccgcccttgctgacgaggcggagaaggaggaggctggctgctcgggcgcgtcggcgcaggcggagaaggaggcggagtgccgccacgcgccggagaaggagccagccgagggccctgatcgtcactcgccggaggaggaggcggtggaggaggcggagtgccctgactcgccggaggaggaggaggaggcggtggaggaggcggagtgccctgactcgccagaggaggaggaggaggcggaggcgtccagttcggaaggttgatgagctccttccgccataggcatggagtcttcaaagcagaccccagccgagtctccccttcaccggtagggtggtcaagctggaggtcctcaaatccctccgttatctcatccaccatcaccctagcatatccttctggaatcggccggcagtgaaaagttgcgccgggttcagtaggataaacagagccaacagccgccttgaccttcaaattcatccattgcgtcataaggtggcaattttgagactccgtgatagcatccacgggatagctggcaggagccgtcaaggcatgctccggctgaagcagctcggtggaagccacgctgcttttgcgctgagatggcggggtagcttcgggggaggcttcggcagtacgtttgctgcgatttgcttctcgttcctctatcgcgtctacccttgcttgcaacgcctgcatttgggtctgctgcccttttttcctcctctcatgggatttgtaaccgtcTGCGTccagaaacccaaccttccacggaacggagcctggcgtgcctcgtgtccgtccagggtgctcaggattcccgagggccattgtgagctcgtcgttctctctgtctagaaagaacgtcccttcctacgctgcttcgatatacttCTTAAGCTTACTgattggtatgtccatttgatcgttcgtccaaatgcacttccctgtttcagggtccaaggttccgctagccccgaagaaccaagtccggcaatggtctggccagttatttgtctctggttcgatccctttatgaaccagatcattctcaatcttggaccacttaggccgggctacgaggtagccacctgacaccgtgcgatggtgaagcttcttttcgcagcattttgcttgtttgtcgccgacatcttcttactcttttccgatgtcttgtgggccacaaatgcgggccagtgatctctgatcttctcatatctgcccttgaattctggtgtctcattattttcgacaaacttattattcagctctttcttccacctcctgaatagttctgccatcctcttcagagcaaaagacttgattaatttctctttaattgggttctctggattatcctctggcggtagggtgaaatttgacttcagctcagtccaaagatcatttttctgcatatcattgacataagacacctcagggtcttctgtagccggcttaaaccattgttggatgcttatcaggatcttgtccctaaccagaaccccgcactgagcaacaaatgcgctctttgtccggaggggttcaataggttggtcgtcgggcacgattgctgtgatctcaagcttttcatccgagctcaactttttcttcgggcctcgtctctttaccgaagttgtgctcgatccggagggctagaaaaaagaacaaagacttaattaatatgtgtacataccaaaacaatgaatgcatcaatcagctagtcagcataggcttaactaatatatatacctggccggactcggttcggtcaccggagccgtcatcacggtctccttcttgcaccggcattgggtcaccggagccgtcctcatgttcttcttcttgcaccggcattaggtcaccgtagccagcttgttcaccctctccttccagaccatcggtttcgttgagaaagtacgagacggcatcacttccttctgcgattatctccctcaacaacgcttcttttgttgcttcgtctagggcggtgtccatagtttctacaaatatttacaacatggcaattattattcaaacatgacagatggatatattagtgccaaacgtagaactagctacctaatcatagtaagctatcgggagggggtatatatcgacaacgacgacactacatctatgtccctcgacgaccctcgttctactcctctattctttcttctcctcttttttcttcttcttcctcttctttttttatcctcttcttcctctcatgttcgagaggatcgccgaggggtcgggaggttgcctagtgtcaaagcattcaacaaaaccatgtcttcatcattaggcgaaagtaacatgtgcatgatggtacgaagctcttcaaagttgttctggaacggagtc is from Triticum aestivum cultivar Chinese Spring chromosome 3A, IWGSC CS RefSeq v2.1, whole genome shotgun sequence and encodes:
- the LOC123063583 gene encoding uncharacterized protein isoform X3 encodes the protein MPQKKRPRRRRSPREGSSRRRRGEDGASLSGSLGQSDGSSSSSGASSGARAPESLAQPSDTRPARKYESRYHEMLASCLAVLPLPAYADGEGPDLPSAETFEALVRPYFYDDELRAALVEYQVHKFLSRPEDVHGRDGDSGEVDSSSSLMDDIPEEEFEADDARLRSHIVHEVDTEDRLDEEEANRLCHKYARYRLKACMLLKGVPIDDAAFDSQYPPDLPLDNHRLYHEDEALGWWFDLGTSSPATLSDYQRLVPCNEGGVEYESWNEYREFYSTPETDRDYLLYWETIVKDLKWIEEHALKGYMEWHELRAKAWRQAVRIATRFENIPLGLAYYGFQEYTTSNYLESVKDLDSVFFEIWKLVNGSDQMSLRDAMKHVYEENLFPLRKRDLEHELSQPVSLGLEKKRASIRKFQSG
- the LOC123063583 gene encoding uncharacterized protein isoform X2, with product MPQKKRPRRRRSPREGSSRRRRGEDGASLSGSLGQSDGSSSSSGASSGARAPESLAQPSDTRPARKYESRYHEMLASCLAVLPLPAYADGEGPDLPSAETFEALVRPYFYDDELRAALVEYQVHKFLSRPEDVHGRDGDSGEVDSSSSLMDDIPEEEFEADDARLRSHIVHEVDTEDRLDEEEANRLCHKYARYRLKACMLLKGVPIDDAAFDSQYPPDLPLDNHRLYHEDEALGWWFDLGTSSPATLSDYQRLVPCNEGGVEYESWNEYREFYSTPETDRDYLLYWETIVKDLKWIEEHALKGYMEWHELRAKAWRQAVRIATRFENIPLGLAYYGFQEYTTSNYLESVKDLDSVFFEIWKLVNGSDQMSLRDAMKHVYEENLFPLRKRDLEHELSQPVSLGLEKKVPEWLARVLISQEVSFKCDLPRRYVHYARKKLKIAEIIGLIPISKIPA
- the LOC123063583 gene encoding uncharacterized protein isoform X1, with product MPQKKRPRRRRSPREGSSRRRRGEDGASLSGSLGQSDGSSSSSGASSGARAPESLAQPSDTRPARKYESRYHEMLASCLAVLPLPAYADGEGPDLPSAETFEALVRPYFYDDELRAALVEYQVHKFLSRPEDVHGRDGDSGEVDSSSSLMDDIPEEEFEADDARLRSHIVHEVDTEDRLDEEEANRLCHKYARYRLKACMLLKGVPIDDAAFDSQYPPDLPLDNHRLYHEDEALGWWFDLGTSSPATLSDYQRLVPCNEGGVEYESWNEYREFYSTPETDRDYLLYWETIVKDLKWIEEHALKGYMEWHELRAKAWRQAVRIATRFENIPLGLAYYGFQEYTTSNYLESVKDLDSVFFEIWKLVNGSDQMSLRDAMKHVYEENLFPLRKRDLEHELSQPVSLGLEKKFRRCTAGVNKEVPEWLARVLISQEVSFKCDLPRRYVHYARKKLKIAEIIGLIPISKIPA